GCTGTTTATGTTGGACAAACTGAGAAGAAGAGATTTATGGTACCTGTATCCTATTTGAATCAGCCTTCATTTCAAGCTCTATTACGAAAAGCTGAAGAAGAGTTTGGCTTTGATCATCCAATGGGTGGCTTGACAATTCCTTGCGGAGAAGACACTTTTATTGATGTTACTTCTCAGTTGAAGAGATCATAATCAATGACAACAATTTTGTATAGAAACATTACCATTGACTTGTAAAACAGTTAGCTTAAGAACTGACTATAAATTACATGCTTTCTTTTACTAGTAAATTAGAAAATCTTATTCATTCAGAATAGTTTTTTTACCAGTAAGTTTAGAGATTTTAATTCACTTGCGATTGGATGTATTGCTTCCCttccttttccattttcttctctttccatTATATTTTACAACATAATTGGTGATCAACTTTCCTTTCAGTGAAGAAATACGACAGTGACTCAGATATTATCAGTCAATGAATGACAGGGAATAGATTCCAATGTGCCAAACGACAAGGAAAATTTTATGTGATTCCGGAACAAATATCTTAACTGTtctgtattttctttcttcttttggatAAATTGGATTTCACTGGAATTGAACTTGAGATGCAACAGGCATCGAAATGACTCCACTACCAATGAGCTTTCTATGATTCTAGTTCCTCTCCCTTCCTTTAGCTACTATTTCTGTTTCTGCAGTTTGGCTTTCTTGCTGAATTCTACATCTTTCCTATCTTACTTTCCATAATTTTTAGAACTCATTACCAACCAATTACTATAAGAAAGTAAGGATTAACATAGTTATGGATCTAACTTAAGTTTTCAACATCAATTTGCAGTATTCATAGCTGGCTATTGGCTTATCCCACTAGTTGTAGGCCTTATTGTTTTTGAACAGCAGCAACTTGAAGGGTATGAATGGTCAGAACGCTAATTGATTAGACAAGACCCTGTGATTCCCTTATGATCAATGTCCTAAGTAGGCCCCACCAAAATGTTTTTTCAGCCGGTACTTCAAAAGTTTCAGCATAGAGCACACTAACTATGAAGTTATTTGTAGGCCTTATCTCCTTATAAAATCCAGGGTAACTTTTCCTGCTTTATTTGCTTGTTAACATATCAGCTTGAAGTAAATGTGGGGTTTGGTGGCACCAATTGTATTCCTAAAACCATATTGCACTTAGAAGGATTGCCAATTGGTGAAGCTGAAGAAGGACCTAACTTTGGTGATCGAATGGCATTAACTGAGTCGCCTAAAATCAGTACCGCATTCCTGAATTAGATAATTCTTACTTTAACCGAACCTGGCCTTAATAAGTAATACACAAAGCATACTATCTGAATAAATTAGCTTCATGTTGCATGTGAAAGTTGTCCCAGTTATCCTGAAGTTTTGCTACTTGAAAATTTGGTTGTGTAAGATCATATAAAAAGTCTTATATTTCCTACCGAACTTTCATCCACTCTGCATAAAACAGACATTATAGCTATGTTCTGTGTCTTAGTTCCGTCTCTTGTCCATCTTGCACTTCAGAACATACATAATGTCAGATGTCTTTATTATTACCCTTATCTAGCTAGCTGTTAACAATCtaaaatttccattagaaATGAAAAATGTAGGGCATCCTGTTCTTCGACACGAAGACATAGTATGAATTCTGAGTCCCTCATGTTTGTTGTTAGATTGAAGGACAAGGCCATGTGATTCCCTCAAGCAGTGTGTTGAGTAGCACTCACCTCGTGATTCTTGACCATTCATTCCAAAACTTGAAGATTTTTAACAAGGTATGGAGATCTATATAACGGCCATACAACCGATCACAATGAACTCAACTCTATACATCCTCTATTGATTCGTTCAAACCAAAGCAAGCATAATCCGAAAATTCTGATTTGTTTTCTAGAAACTATATTGATATTAGAAAATGGGTGTTCGTCTTCCTGGAGCTATTCTTGCCAAGCAAATCCTACGCCGGTCTGTCCTAACTGCAAATAAAACAGGTTCAGCATCTTCAGAAGTACCGAAAGGCTTCCTTGTTGTTTATGTTGGACAAACTGAGAAGAAGAGATATATGGTACCTGTGTCCTATTTGAGTCAGCCTCCATTTCAAGCTTTATTAAGAAAAGCTGAAGAAGAATTTGGATTTGATCATCCAATGGGTGGCTTGACGATTCCTTGCAGAGAAGACATTTTCATTGATGTTACTTCTCAGTTGAACAGATCATAAGACAACAATTTTGTATAGATACATTACAAATGACTTGTAAAACAGTTAGCTCCAAAATTGACTGTAAAAATATCATGCTTTTTCTACCAGTAAattagagaaatattttttaacttgaAATTAGAACTTGTTCATTGCTTCccttctctttccttttccttctttttccaTTAGATCTTACAAAATAGTTGTTTATGGAATTACTACTATTTTTGCTTCTGCAGTTAGGATTTATTGCTGCATTCTACATCTTTTTTGTCTGATTTTCCATTACTCAGGAACTTATCACAAACCAATCATTATAAACACCATTAATTGTCAAGAATGTTCATATGTAAATCAGCATGCACATAGCTGTAGATCTAACAGAAGCAGTCAAGTAACATTAAATTGCAATCTGCATAGCTGGCCATTGGCTTATTTCAGCAGCTGTAGGCCATGCTGTTTTTCAACAGAAGCAACTTGAAGGGTTTGAATGGTCAGGTCCCTCATTGATTACTTTGAAGACAACACCATGTGTTTTCCATATGACCAGTCTCCCAAGCAGACCCCAACAAATGGATTTCTgctattatttgaaattttgttttaaaggATCTTTTATGTTAGTCATGAATGATGTGCAGGGACAATTGCATACGTATATAACTATTACGATTACCTGCTTACAGTCAAGAATCAAATCAAGCATTCACATTCTCTGGTGAGAAACCAAGAATAGCGTCCAATTGTCCCAAGCATGTTTGTAATCTAAGAGTTACTTTGTTTTGCATCCGTTTCAAAAAGATTCCCAATCTTTAGGTGGCCTTTCATTGGCTCATCTTTCTACCTGTAGGGCTTCATGTTTCCTCATCAAAGagccaaaaaaataaaaggcagGCGCATCTGCTTCATTGATGGGAAGATAGGAGCATGTACTGGTACCCCATGAGTATGCTTTAAGCAGATCAAAGCACTGATTCTTGGCCACTAACTCCAGATTTCAATGGATTTTAAGCTAATGGTTTCATCttgatatatgtattttaCATAGTTTATTGACAACCAACTCAAATCTCTCCATTTTCTGCTTgtaccattttttttcttgaagcAGCCAAAAtcacaaacttctttttgttggttcatttatttaaagatataCCAACAAGAAATCTAGGCCAAAACTATTTGTAGTTTGTCTCTTTTTTCTTGCAAGTTGGTGTCCTCAAACAAATATATGGCTCAGTTCCTACCTAAATAGCTTCAATAGTATTCTTTCACTTCTGCAGGTTtcaccttttcttcttttttaatgttGAAGTGCAATAATTTGGACACTTGCATTTCCCCACATACTTTTGCATCTAGACATTCTCATTCATCTCCTCTCAGTCAAATTAAAGTCCTCATATTATCAACCAACAAAACATGACTTTTATGAACTTCCTGATAGTTGACACACATAAATAGCTACTTGTTTCCCTGCTAATACAGCAATGAAGCAGATTCTTCGGCTATAAGATTTATTGCCAAATCAAACTTAATGCTAATATTTGTTAGTTTCTTTATAGAATGCGAAGCAAATGAAATTGGATCAAGAAGATGTAAATGCTGGAGCACTCAATTCCATTGAGATAGAAAAACCAGAATTAGTACATACTGAACTAATAATTATGAGCTTGTCAACTAGCACAAGCAAACTAAAAAGCACCATAATGCATTGGCTAAGTTAAAGATAAATTGCCTTTGTCCCAATTGGTATCAGTACTTCAATACCTATAACTTTTTCAATCTATTTTTCCTGATGTTGgccattaaaaatataatattcataattgATTCATTGCATCAGCAATGTTAACTCACTCAAAATATAGGCTACCATTCAGAGAAAGAATGCTCATAGGCCCACTGTATGCATAAGCTGCAATTTTTCGGTTTCTCTCCATGATTGACTAGAAGCAAATGGAAATCTCTTCTACTTACTCTATTCACAAGCTTCACATACATCATTCTTCAATCAATTGCATGCATATTCTTTGCAAGGAGAACTATGCATATCCACCAGAAAAGCAGAGTTAAAATGTCCTACCCTTTTGTGCCATAAAGTAGAGTCgacataagaagaaaaaacatgTGCCTCAGGATATGTTTGTTTCCAATCTGTTATGACCGTGGTTCAtggaattataaaaaagacagaagaaggaaagaggaagaagagtatagaagaagaggaagaatgGCAGTGAGAAGAATAAGAAGGAAGAGAGGATATTTGTTCATTCATTATCACAACGGAAATACAAACAACTATTTATGCACTGCAGAATACAAAATTTCTAATACAAGGATAACAAGTGTAATGTATATCTGTCCTCTCTTTCTAGCCGTTATTCCTGAATTCCTTgctccaaattttgtgttgatTCCTCTCCATTCTGTTGCATAGCTGCCCTATTCTGTTGCACTTTTGCCACCTCATTGTTCTTATCATTTTTTGCTAATTGAGCTATGTTAATCAACGTTGGGCTATAGTTGTGAGCTTCTGTATGGGCCACAATCATAACACAATCTAATGAAAAACTCTTGTTCTTCATCATGACAGTAATAAGTTTAACACCAAAAGgatcaaagattaaaaatcCTTTGTCCTTATATAGCAAGAATAATTCCTTTCAAACAATTGATTAACATTGAGTAGATTTTGATATATCTCATACACATATAAAGTAATAGACTGCAGGGGTTTGTATTGAAATCACTCCCTTCTTGTGCCAAGATCCTATCACCATTGTCAATCTTGATCTTAGTTCTGCAAGTTTTGTCTAGACTGAAAAATAAGCT
The Ricinus communis isolate WT05 ecotype wild-type chromosome 1, ASM1957865v1, whole genome shotgun sequence DNA segment above includes these coding regions:
- the LOC107261580 gene encoding auxin-responsive protein SAUR21-like, yielding MGVRLPGAILAKQILRRSVLTANKTALLSAEVPKGFLAVYVGQTEKKRFMVPVSYLNQPSFQALLRKAEEEFGFDHPMGGLTIPCGEDTFIDVTSQLKRS
- the LOC107261579 gene encoding auxin-responsive protein SAUR21-like, which encodes MGVRLPGAILAKQILRRSVLTANKTGSASSEVPKGFLVVYVGQTEKKRYMVPVSYLSQPPFQALLRKAEEEFGFDHPMGGLTIPCREDIFIDVTSQLNRS